One region of Bartonella alsatica genomic DNA includes:
- the glmU gene encoding bifunctional UDP-N-acetylglucosamine diphosphorylase/glucosamine-1-phosphate N-acetyltransferase GlmU gives MVRNCLFIVLAAGEGTRMKSSLPKVLHKIAGLPLICHVIKQIELAGASQLAVVVGLGAKDVTETIQSFAKNAVIFEQKERLGTAHAALSARLALQEDIDDVLIIFGDTPLIERDSLLQIRAQLTSGADVVVAGFHAPNPTGYGRLLQEKGKLISIVEEKDASDEEKKISFCNGGILALNGKHALSLLEKIGNNNAKQEYYLTDIVSIAAHDGLDVRIVEVPFENIIGINNCFELSEIDALWQKRKARSLMLSGVTILQPESVYFSYDTEIDPGVVIEPNVYFGLGVKVQSGAVIHAFSYLEGAVVGMGAQIGPYARLRPGTELARSVKIGNFCEVKKAKIGESSKINHLSYIGDAEIGAYTNIGAGTITCNYDGFHKYKTTIGDNAFIGSNSALVSPLIIGNGSYIASGSVITENVPVNSMALGRTRQVIKENYATKLRARLLENKQKK, from the coding sequence ATGGTTAGAAATTGTCTTTTTATTGTTCTTGCAGCAGGTGAGGGAACGCGTATGAAGTCATCCCTTCCTAAAGTACTGCATAAAATTGCTGGATTACCTCTTATATGCCACGTTATAAAACAAATAGAATTAGCAGGCGCTTCACAATTAGCAGTTGTTGTAGGATTGGGTGCTAAAGATGTTACTGAAACTATTCAATCATTTGCCAAAAATGCGGTGATTTTTGAACAAAAAGAGCGCTTGGGAACTGCACATGCTGCTCTTTCAGCTCGCTTAGCTTTGCAGGAAGATATTGATGATGTGCTCATTATTTTTGGGGACACTCCTTTAATTGAGCGAGATTCGTTGTTACAAATTCGTGCACAACTTACTAGTGGAGCAGATGTCGTTGTTGCTGGTTTTCATGCTCCAAATCCAACGGGTTATGGGCGTCTTCTTCAGGAAAAGGGTAAACTTATCTCGATTGTGGAAGAAAAAGATGCTAGTGATGAAGAAAAAAAAATTTCTTTTTGTAATGGTGGCATACTTGCTCTTAACGGTAAGCATGCACTTTCTCTTTTAGAGAAGATTGGTAATAACAATGCGAAGCAAGAATATTACCTAACAGATATTGTGTCTATTGCAGCACATGATGGATTAGATGTTCGTATCGTTGAAGTGCCTTTTGAAAATATTATAGGGATTAACAACTGTTTTGAACTTTCTGAGATTGATGCTTTGTGGCAAAAGCGTAAAGCACGGAGTTTAATGTTATCTGGTGTTACAATACTTCAACCAGAAAGTGTTTATTTTTCTTATGATACAGAGATTGATCCAGGGGTGGTAATTGAACCAAATGTTTATTTTGGGTTGGGAGTCAAAGTACAATCTGGAGCAGTTATTCATGCATTTAGTTACCTAGAAGGTGCGGTAGTTGGTATGGGTGCACAGATTGGTCCTTATGCGCGTTTGCGTCCTGGAACAGAGTTAGCGCGATCTGTAAAGATTGGAAATTTTTGTGAGGTTAAAAAGGCTAAGATAGGAGAATCTTCTAAAATTAATCATTTAAGCTATATTGGTGATGCAGAAATTGGTGCATATACTAATATAGGAGCTGGTACTATTACTTGTAATTATGATGGATTTCATAAATATAAAACTACGATTGGTGATAATGCTTTTATTGGATCTAATTCAGCACTTGTTTCGCCATTGATTATAGGAAACGGTTCTTATATTGCTTCAGGAAGTGTTATTACTGAAAATGTTCCTGTGAATAGTATGGCTTTGGGACGTACGCGACAAGTGATAAAAGAGAATTATGCAACAAAGTTGCGTGCACGTTTATTGGAAAATAAGCAGAAAAAGTAA
- a CDS encoding cytochrome c biogenesis CcdA family protein, which yields MIEISTIGVFFAGALSFLSPCVLPLVPPYLCFMAGIGIDDFRSEKRNGRAFIRWGMLSSVVAFVLGFTTVFIVLGASASTVGKFIGYYRDWFALAAGIIIIIFGLNFLGLFKIAFLFREARFQTHKTPAGPLGAYVIGLAFAFGWTPCIGPILGPVITLAGTKETVGEGALLLGVYALGLGVPFILAALFSSSFMRFLGIFRIHLGKVEKIIGIFLVVTGILFLTGSMQDFSFWLLEHYPSLSNVEAIHWYDIVNFFGSFR from the coding sequence GTGATAGAAATTTCAACAATTGGTGTATTTTTTGCTGGTGCATTATCTTTTTTATCACCGTGCGTTTTGCCATTAGTTCCTCCTTATTTGTGTTTTATGGCAGGTATTGGTATTGATGATTTTCGTTCAGAAAAGCGTAATGGAAGAGCATTTATACGGTGGGGAATGCTTTCTTCTGTTGTTGCTTTTGTGCTCGGTTTTACAACCGTTTTTATTGTTTTAGGTGCCAGTGCAAGCACTGTTGGTAAGTTTATCGGTTATTATCGTGATTGGTTTGCACTTGCTGCTGGGATTATCATTATCATTTTTGGTTTGAACTTTTTGGGCCTTTTCAAGATTGCTTTTTTATTTCGTGAAGCACGTTTTCAAACGCACAAAACACCAGCTGGTCCTTTAGGGGCTTATGTTATTGGTTTAGCTTTTGCATTTGGTTGGACACCATGTATTGGACCAATTTTAGGGCCTGTCATAACTCTTGCCGGAACAAAAGAAACTGTAGGTGAAGGAGCACTCCTTTTGGGGGTTTATGCGTTAGGCCTTGGTGTGCCTTTCATATTAGCAGCTTTATTTTCCAGCAGTTTTATGAGATTCTTAGGAATTTTTCGTATTCATTTAGGAAAAGTTGAGAAAATTATTGGTATTTTTTTAGTTGTTACTGGTATTTTGTTTTTAACAGGCTCTATGCAGGATTTTTCTTTTTGGCTTTTGGAACATTATCCTTCTTTGAGTAATGTTGAAGCTATTCATTGGTATGATATTGTGAATTTTTTTGGTTCTTTTCGTTAG
- a CDS encoding HesB/IscA family protein gives MSVIISDIAAKRIAQILLSSPDKIGLRISVEGGGCSGFSYKYNLVSEKHEDDLVLKKGGAIVFIDSLSLPFMEGAEIDFVDDLMGQSFQIHNPNAVSSCGCGVSFSI, from the coding sequence ATGAGTGTGATTATTTCAGATATTGCTGCCAAGCGGATTGCACAGATACTTTTGAGTTCACCTGATAAAATAGGGTTACGTATTTCCGTTGAGGGCGGAGGGTGTTCCGGTTTCTCTTATAAGTACAATTTGGTTTCTGAAAAACATGAAGACGATCTCGTTCTTAAAAAAGGTGGAGCAATTGTCTTTATTGATTCATTATCACTTCCTTTCATGGAAGGGGCTGAAATCGATTTTGTTGATGACCTTATGGGGCAGTCTTTTCAAATTCATAATCCCAATGCTGTGTCGTCATGTGGTTGTGGTGTTAGTTTTTCAATTTAG
- a CDS encoding deoxyguanosinetriphosphate triphosphohydrolase: MDISNINYQSRAVYSANPQTSRGRLFHEIINTMRSPFQRDRDRIIHSNAFRRLKHKTQVFIADESDYYRTRLTHSIEVSQIARTLARALSLDEDLAEAIALVHDFGHTPFGHAGEDALNEAMAPYGGFNHNAQALRIVTKLEQRYANFDGLNLTWETLEGLVKHNGPLLGPYANNKNVPIDILEYNAKQNLELNCFAGLEAQCAAIADDIAYNAHDIDDGLRSQFLTLEQFEQISLTAALLKDITDEHPQLDQTRRGYTLVRRQITTMVEDVIKQSQKNLAQIKPTSINDVHQAKQTIVTFSPTMTVYEKELKGFLFKNLYHHDQVLSRRNAAKRIVQKLFDCYYQNPDTMPESWYRKTVHLTNYELARLIADFLSGMTDHYALREYHRLVDHTDNFI, translated from the coding sequence ATGGATATAAGCAATATCAATTACCAATCCCGAGCGGTCTATAGTGCCAACCCACAAACAAGTCGTGGTAGACTATTCCATGAGATCATAAATACCATGCGATCACCTTTTCAACGAGATAGAGATCGCATTATTCATTCCAATGCATTTCGGCGCCTTAAACACAAAACGCAAGTGTTTATTGCTGATGAAAGCGATTATTATCGTACGCGGTTGACACATTCAATAGAGGTTTCTCAAATTGCACGAACATTAGCTCGTGCACTCAGCCTTGATGAAGATCTTGCTGAAGCTATTGCTCTCGTTCACGACTTTGGGCATACGCCTTTCGGCCACGCAGGAGAAGATGCTCTTAATGAAGCAATGGCACCTTATGGTGGCTTTAACCATAATGCACAAGCATTACGCATTGTTACAAAACTAGAACAGCGCTATGCAAATTTTGATGGACTTAACCTTACTTGGGAAACACTCGAAGGACTTGTGAAACATAACGGCCCCCTTTTAGGCCCTTATGCAAACAATAAAAATGTTCCTATCGACATTCTAGAATACAATGCAAAACAAAATCTAGAGCTCAACTGCTTTGCTGGATTAGAAGCACAATGTGCTGCTATTGCTGATGATATTGCTTACAATGCACATGATATCGATGATGGGTTGCGTTCGCAGTTTTTAACACTTGAACAGTTTGAACAGATTTCACTGACAGCAGCATTATTAAAAGATATAACAGATGAACATCCACAGCTCGATCAAACTCGACGCGGTTACACACTTGTACGAAGACAAATAACGACTATGGTTGAAGATGTTATCAAACAATCACAAAAAAATTTAGCACAAATCAAACCAACAAGCATAAATGATGTTCACCAAGCAAAACAAACTATTGTTACCTTTTCGCCCACAATGACCGTTTACGAAAAAGAATTAAAAGGATTTCTGTTTAAAAACCTTTATCACCATGATCAAGTTCTTAGTCGTCGCAATGCAGCAAAACGCATTGTACAAAAATTATTCGATTGTTATTATCAAAACCCAGATACAATGCCTGAAAGTTGGTATAGAAAAACAGTTCACTTAACAAATTATGAGTTAGCACGTCTCATTGCTGACTTTCTGTCAGGTATGACTGATCACTACGCTCTACGTGAATATCACCGTTTAGTTGACCACACAGATAATTTCATTTAA
- the argS gene encoding arginine--tRNA ligase yields MNVFKNFEEKIKKSIELSNIKGKNGEDIDLSKITVDPPRDSSHGHLSTNAAMVLANSIGLNPRTLAEKIINLLKNEPSIENIDVAGPGFINIKLTKLFWQDVIKFILETGTSYGRIPMGQGKRINVEYVSANPTGPMHVGHCRGAVVGDVLSNLLQFVGYDITKEYYINDAGKQIEVLAHSVLLRYREALGQKINEIPEGLYPGEYLIPLGQALAQEFGDQLLTMDKNEALSIVKERAIHAMMTMIRKDLAALNIYHDIFFSERMLYANNARAIRSTINDLTLNGYIYKGKLPPPKGKNREDWEPSEQTLFRSTDVGDDQDRVLIKSDGSYTYFAADIAYFHDKFNRHFDEMIYILGADHAGYVKRLEAMAKAISGDKAKLSVFLCQLVKLFRNGQPVRMSKRAGSFVTLRDVVEEVGRDPVRFMMLFRKCEAPLDFDFAKVTEQSKDNPIFYVQYASARCHSVFRQAQETLHIKNFSNDIIIAHLNRLTNDNEISLIRKISEYPRIIEQSVIHKEPHRLAFYLYDLASSFHAHWNKGNDNLDLRFIQPDDKELSLARLGLIQAVMNILSSGLTIVGIEAATEMR; encoded by the coding sequence ATGAATGTCTTTAAAAACTTCGAAGAAAAAATTAAAAAATCAATAGAATTATCTAATATAAAAGGAAAAAATGGAGAAGATATAGATTTATCAAAAATCACCGTTGACCCGCCACGTGATTCTTCACATGGCCATTTATCAACAAACGCTGCTATGGTGCTTGCAAATTCTATTGGATTAAATCCTCGCACACTTGCAGAAAAGATCATAAATCTTCTTAAAAATGAACCCTCTATCGAAAATATTGATGTTGCTGGTCCTGGTTTTATCAATATAAAACTTACAAAATTATTTTGGCAAGATGTAATAAAATTTATACTTGAAACAGGTACATCTTACGGCCGTATTCCAATGGGACAAGGAAAACGGATCAATGTTGAGTATGTATCAGCAAATCCTACAGGACCAATGCATGTGGGGCATTGTCGAGGCGCTGTTGTTGGAGATGTTCTCTCCAATTTGCTGCAATTTGTTGGCTATGACATTACAAAAGAATATTACATCAATGATGCTGGTAAACAAATAGAAGTACTCGCCCACTCTGTCCTGTTGCGTTATCGCGAAGCTCTTGGACAAAAAATTAATGAAATTCCAGAAGGCCTCTATCCTGGTGAATATTTGATACCGTTAGGTCAAGCCCTTGCTCAAGAATTTGGTGACCAATTACTCACTATGGATAAAAATGAAGCTTTATCTATCGTGAAGGAACGTGCAATTCACGCAATGATGACAATGATTCGCAAAGATTTAGCTGCCCTTAATATCTATCATGATATCTTTTTCTCTGAACGGATGCTTTATGCAAATAATGCGCGCGCTATTCGTAGCACGATTAATGACCTCACTTTAAATGGTTATATCTACAAAGGCAAACTTCCACCACCAAAAGGGAAAAACAGAGAAGATTGGGAGCCAAGCGAGCAAACTTTATTTCGTTCAACAGATGTTGGAGATGACCAAGACCGTGTCTTAATTAAATCTGACGGTTCTTACACTTATTTTGCTGCTGATATTGCTTATTTTCATGATAAATTCAATCGTCATTTTGATGAAATGATTTATATTTTAGGGGCAGATCATGCTGGTTATGTAAAACGACTAGAAGCAATGGCAAAAGCAATTTCTGGTGATAAAGCCAAATTGAGCGTTTTCTTATGCCAATTAGTAAAACTCTTTCGCAACGGTCAACCTGTACGCATGTCAAAAAGAGCAGGATCATTTGTTACTTTGCGTGATGTTGTAGAAGAAGTTGGTCGTGATCCAGTGCGTTTTATGATGCTGTTTCGTAAGTGTGAAGCACCCCTCGATTTTGATTTTGCAAAAGTGACAGAGCAATCAAAAGATAACCCCATCTTTTACGTACAATATGCCAGTGCACGCTGTCACTCAGTCTTTCGTCAAGCACAAGAAACACTTCATATTAAAAATTTTTCAAATGATATAATAATTGCGCATCTTAACCGATTAACAAACGATAATGAAATATCCTTAATACGTAAAATTTCTGAATATCCACGTATCATTGAGCAATCCGTAATTCATAAAGAACCACATCGATTAGCGTTTTATCTCTATGACCTTGCTTCCAGCTTTCATGCCCATTGGAATAAAGGGAATGATAATCTCGATTTACGCTTTATTCAGCCTGATGATAAAGAACTATCACTTGCCAGATTGGGATTAATACAAGCTGTCATGAATATTCTATCATCAGGACTTACAATTGTAGGAATCGAAGCAGCAACAGAAATGCGTTGA
- a CDS encoding SPOR domain-containing protein, with protein MSDNDRKNPYEMKQDHKHHDPLERLTRIFNPHKQREHQNDQSISPVPKTSSYDDVDLSFLEAELKSNLTNDLPFEDKKKQWNLHATSEQSTSNIAPTSSLNHLEKNNSLSKDANSSPISHDEEQILDALSPLPIQKKQSPQNITTLINTDSFFEKSDFSEQSDNLFFDETNKHANKKDRTESINQSRSSLLTTSLEEDIVNIQQNHDDNQNFNDTSVNHPYKVLADQENQAKEYYTDVFLPSTDMFPSSSDLIPEKEDIGRNETIRDLPLPSDSTQIGNQSDLKGFPQERHPIDYPQFYEEKSLQQETYTEKTPKYRDAQAQYINNTENISEQNDKKEVPHIQNNLNNIRSSSETLTTKQANSFFAHNYPRKNTPPPNVDTYKFAEEIVEKTGPIMVPEVPYEAPEYDVPTDDLKEEFADVLNVGNVSEENFLRQQQQNEIFNEIFHQTMQTPKDDAYTNSQAQQANYFSTDNRDYYSSSFTENSLYKDADQISTHPPSTPPLKSFIVGKTLAKSAIFLTLIAIGFVGYSHFFMQSQKNESAPIIYADHTPFKFKQETAETKNDVAHNLDIYKQKTEQNEKQENTQQFLIDNSEQPEDLEEVNQREATSLSSPSLDESDIEDAVTEAINHTIPMREVQTVIVNQDGTIVLTPKQHTERKTIDEQKERIDQADVDQLQDFSTVSSHEFDINNKKTEDNLTSDIDKIIAESASTSNIEEKIIPIPSHAERNSEKQIHTASRVTQPSPIITQNSESYYVQLASQPTHALARDSLKKMKFRFGSLIGVRPLNIQSALIPGKGTYYRVRIQTENRNDAITLCESIKNSGGDCFITR; from the coding sequence ATGAGCGATAACGATCGCAAAAATCCGTACGAAATGAAGCAAGATCATAAACACCATGATCCTTTAGAAAGACTTACGCGAATTTTTAATCCGCACAAACAAAGGGAACATCAAAATGATCAATCGATATCTCCTGTCCCTAAAACTTCATCCTATGATGATGTTGATTTGTCCTTTCTAGAAGCAGAACTTAAAAGCAATTTAACAAATGATTTGCCTTTTGAAGATAAAAAGAAGCAATGGAATTTACATGCAACTTCCGAACAATCAACCTCAAATATTGCACCAACTTCTTCTTTGAACCATTTAGAAAAAAATAATTCTTTATCTAAAGATGCAAATTCTTCACCTATTAGTCATGATGAAGAACAAATTTTAGACGCGCTCTCTCCATTACCTATCCAAAAGAAACAATCACCTCAAAATATAACGACATTAATCAATACTGATTCTTTTTTTGAAAAAAGCGATTTCAGTGAACAATCAGATAATCTCTTCTTTGATGAAACTAATAAACACGCAAACAAAAAAGACAGAACAGAATCCATCAACCAAAGTCGCAGTTCTTTATTAACAACTTCGCTAGAAGAAGATATTGTAAATATACAGCAAAATCATGATGACAATCAAAACTTCAATGATACTTCCGTAAACCATCCCTATAAAGTCTTAGCTGATCAAGAAAATCAAGCTAAAGAGTATTATACTGATGTCTTTCTTCCCTCTACGGACATGTTTCCCTCTTCTTCTGATCTTATTCCAGAAAAAGAAGACATTGGAAGAAATGAAACAATAAGAGACTTACCATTACCTTCGGATTCAACACAAATAGGCAATCAGTCTGATTTAAAAGGCTTTCCGCAAGAACGCCATCCGATCGATTATCCTCAGTTTTATGAAGAAAAATCCTTACAACAAGAAACTTATACTGAAAAAACTCCGAAATATCGTGATGCTCAAGCCCAATACATTAACAACACTGAAAATATCTCTGAGCAAAATGATAAAAAAGAAGTGCCTCATATCCAAAATAATTTAAATAATATACGCTCTTCATCGGAAACCCTTACTACAAAACAAGCGAATAGTTTTTTTGCTCATAACTATCCGCGCAAGAACACTCCCCCTCCAAATGTCGATACTTATAAATTTGCAGAGGAAATCGTAGAAAAAACTGGTCCCATTATGGTTCCTGAAGTTCCATATGAAGCTCCAGAATATGATGTACCAACTGATGATTTGAAAGAAGAATTTGCTGATGTACTCAATGTCGGAAATGTTTCAGAAGAAAATTTTTTGCGGCAACAACAACAAAATGAAATCTTCAATGAAATCTTTCATCAAACTATGCAAACTCCAAAAGATGATGCATATACAAATTCTCAAGCTCAACAAGCCAACTATTTTTCCACTGATAATAGAGACTATTATTCTTCCTCTTTTACCGAGAATTCATTATATAAAGATGCAGATCAAATCTCCACTCATCCACCATCTACTCCTCCTTTAAAAAGTTTTATTGTTGGTAAAACTCTTGCAAAAAGCGCTATTTTTCTTACCTTAATAGCAATTGGTTTTGTTGGTTATTCTCATTTTTTTATGCAATCACAAAAAAATGAAAGTGCACCGATTATCTACGCTGACCATACGCCTTTCAAATTTAAACAAGAAACAGCTGAAACGAAGAATGATGTTGCACATAATTTAGATATTTATAAACAAAAAACCGAGCAAAATGAAAAACAAGAAAATACACAGCAATTTCTTATCGATAATTCTGAACAACCTGAAGACTTAGAAGAAGTAAACCAACGAGAAGCCACAAGTCTTTCATCCCCTTCCCTTGATGAATCGGATATTGAAGATGCCGTAACTGAAGCTATCAATCACACTATTCCAATGCGTGAAGTGCAAACTGTTATTGTAAACCAAGACGGCACAATTGTATTAACGCCAAAGCAACACACAGAAAGAAAAACAATTGATGAACAAAAAGAACGTATTGATCAGGCTGATGTAGATCAATTGCAAGATTTTTCCACTGTTTCTTCACACGAATTCGATATAAATAACAAAAAAACAGAAGATAATCTCACGAGTGATATTGATAAAATAATAGCAGAAAGTGCCTCTACTTCTAATATTGAAGAAAAAATTATACCAATTCCTTCGCATGCAGAAAGAAATTCAGAGAAGCAAATACATACTGCCTCTCGCGTAACACAACCAAGCCCAATAATCACACAAAATTCAGAAAGTTATTACGTACAACTTGCCTCCCAACCAACCCATGCACTGGCTAGGGATTCTTTGAAAAAAATGAAATTCAGGTTTGGATCTCTTATTGGCGTTCGTCCTTTAAATATTCAGTCTGCTCTCATACCAGGAAAAGGAACCTATTATCGTGTTCGTATTCAAACAGAAAATCGGAATGATGCCATAACCCTCTGTGAAAGCATTAAAAATTCTGGAGGAGATTGCTTCATCACGCGCTAA
- a CDS encoding branched-chain amino acid aminotransferase, which yields MKTPTSSIPFKIEKHPSPLSDKNREAILKSPGFGQFFTDHMCTIQWTEAKGWHNAVISQYKPLQINPASTVLHYGQEIFEGLKAYRAKDGRILLFRPDANAQRFIESAKRLAMPELPKDIFLDAISKLVKIDQKWVSDLPNASLYIRPFMFGNENFLKVRPSQEYLFCIIASPVESYFKGSEKSVSVWIETAYSRAGPGGTGAAKCGGNYAAGLLAQNSATQNDCSQVLFLDMVEHKWIEELGGMNVCFIMANNTLVTPALNGTILPGITRHSILQLAQQMGLTIEERPYSFESLKEDARSGHLKEVFACGTAAVITSIGRFKYKGGELVIGDEMIGETTKQLRTQLIDLQKGNREDKNGWIHSVQLS from the coding sequence ATGAAAACTCCTACATCATCGATTCCGTTTAAAATAGAAAAACACCCATCACCTCTTTCAGACAAGAATCGTGAAGCAATTCTTAAAAGTCCTGGTTTTGGGCAATTTTTTACAGATCACATGTGTACCATCCAGTGGACTGAAGCCAAAGGTTGGCATAATGCTGTTATCTCTCAATACAAACCTTTACAGATTAATCCAGCAAGTACTGTTTTGCATTATGGGCAAGAAATTTTTGAAGGTTTAAAAGCCTATCGCGCAAAAGATGGACGTATTTTGTTATTCCGCCCTGATGCCAATGCGCAACGTTTTATAGAGTCAGCAAAACGTTTAGCTATGCCAGAATTGCCCAAAGATATCTTTTTAGATGCAATTAGTAAATTAGTAAAAATTGATCAAAAATGGGTTTCTGATCTTCCAAATGCTAGTCTTTACATACGCCCATTCATGTTTGGCAATGAAAACTTTTTAAAAGTTCGCCCTTCTCAAGAATATCTTTTTTGTATCATAGCATCTCCAGTAGAATCATATTTTAAAGGGTCAGAAAAGTCTGTTAGTGTATGGATCGAAACAGCTTACAGTCGAGCCGGTCCAGGTGGCACAGGTGCTGCCAAATGTGGTGGAAACTATGCAGCGGGCTTACTTGCACAAAACAGTGCGACACAAAATGATTGTAGCCAAGTGCTTTTCCTTGATATGGTCGAACATAAGTGGATCGAAGAACTTGGCGGCATGAATGTTTGCTTTATTATGGCAAATAATACACTTGTAACACCTGCACTTAATGGCACTATCCTTCCAGGAATAACACGTCATTCAATTTTACAGTTGGCTCAACAAATGGGGTTAACAATAGAAGAGCGTCCTTATTCTTTTGAATCACTCAAAGAGGATGCCCGAAGTGGTCATCTTAAAGAAGTCTTTGCTTGTGGCACAGCAGCTGTTATCACATCAATCGGCCGTTTCAAATACAAAGGTGGTGAGCTCGTTATTGGAGATGAAATGATTGGTGAAACCACGAAACAACTTCGCACACAACTGATTGATCTTCAAAAAGGCAATAGAGAAGATAAAAACGGCTGGATACATTCTGTCCAGCTTTCATAA
- the glpX gene encoding class II fructose-bisphosphatase → MSTIRNTLNGLDRILTLELVRVTERAAVAAARWRGRGDEKAADQAAVDAMRQELNRLPVDGTVVIGEGERDEAPMLYIGEKVGLQTGLAIDIALDPLEGTTICARNLANSLAVVAIAEKGNLLYAPDVYMKKIAIGPGYPKGIVDIDADPADNIHALAKAKGVDVNQITVCIMDRPRHTKLIDEVRATGASIRLIGDGDVAAVIDTTDPDETGIDIYIGIGGAPEGVLAAAALRCIGGQMQGRLQLDTDEKIARAARMGIDNPNKVYAMEEMAKGDVLFSATGVTDGNMLSGVKFTPRYIQTETLVMRSRTGTIRNIKAQHKDHSKFN, encoded by the coding sequence ATGTCCACAATTCGGAATACTTTAAATGGACTTGATCGTATTTTAACGCTTGAATTGGTGCGTGTAACTGAACGTGCTGCTGTTGCAGCTGCACGTTGGCGCGGGCGTGGTGATGAAAAGGCTGCTGATCAAGCTGCTGTAGATGCAATGCGTCAAGAACTGAATCGGTTACCTGTTGATGGAACAGTAGTAATTGGAGAGGGTGAACGCGATGAAGCTCCTATGCTTTATATTGGAGAGAAAGTAGGCCTTCAAACTGGATTGGCAATTGATATCGCACTTGATCCACTTGAAGGAACTACGATTTGTGCTAGAAATCTTGCTAACTCTTTAGCTGTGGTTGCAATTGCAGAAAAGGGTAATTTACTTTATGCTCCTGATGTTTATATGAAAAAAATTGCTATTGGTCCTGGATATCCCAAGGGGATTGTTGATATAGATGCTGATCCTGCCGATAATATTCACGCTCTTGCGAAAGCTAAAGGAGTGGATGTTAACCAGATTACTGTTTGTATTATGGATCGGCCTCGTCATACAAAACTGATTGATGAAGTGCGAGCAACGGGAGCGTCAATTCGTTTAATTGGAGATGGAGATGTTGCCGCTGTTATTGATACAACTGATCCAGATGAAACCGGTATTGATATCTATATAGGGATTGGTGGAGCACCAGAGGGTGTGTTAGCGGCTGCAGCCTTGCGCTGTATTGGTGGGCAGATGCAAGGACGTTTGCAGCTTGATACAGATGAAAAAATTGCGCGTGCGGCCAGAATGGGAATTGATAACCCCAATAAAGTTTATGCAATGGAAGAAATGGCAAAAGGTGATGTATTGTTTTCTGCAACAGGTGTAACGGATGGCAATATGCTTTCCGGTGTTAAATTCACGCCTCGTTATATTCAAACGGAAACTCTTGTGATGCGTTCACGTACCGGGACAATCCGTAATATTAAAGCACAACATAAAGACCATTCAAAATTTAATTAA